A window of the Equus asinus isolate D_3611 breed Donkey chromosome 20, EquAss-T2T_v2, whole genome shotgun sequence genome harbors these coding sequences:
- the POLR2E gene encoding DNA-directed RNA polymerases I, II, and III subunit RPABC1 isoform X1 gives MRWGPDRSSAQAQWAPVQPGAGAVGASGGGSHGRRGGDLPAVEDPQDHHAEEPKVGIKTIKVYCQRMQEENITRALIVVQQGMTPSAKQSLVDMAPKYILEQFLQQELLINITEHELVPEHVVMTKEEVTELLARYKLRENQLPRIQAGDPVARYFGIKRGQVVKIIRPSETAGRYITYRLVQ, from the exons ATGAGGTGGGGGCCTGACCGGAGCTCGGCGCAGGCGCAGTGGGCGCCGGTCCAGCCGGGCGCAGGCGCAGTGGGCGCGAGCGGCGGCGGCAGCCATGGACGACGAGGAGGAGACTTACCGGCTGTGGAAGATCCGCAAGACCATCATGCAG AGGAGCCCAAGGTGGGCATCAAGACCATCAAGGTGTACTGCCAGCGCATGCAGGAGGAGAACATCACCCGGGCCCTCATCGTGGTGCAGCAGGGCATGACGCCCTCCGCCAAGCAG TCCCTGGTCGACATGGCCCCCAAGTACATACTGGAACAGTTTCTGCAGCAGGAGCTGCTCATCAACATCACGGAGCACGAG CTGGTCCCGGAGCACGTCGTCATGACCAAGGAGGAGGTGACGGAGCTGCTGGCCCGGTA TAAGCTGCGCGAGAACCAGCTGCCCAGGATCCAGGCCGGAGACCCTGTGGCACGCTACTTCGGGATAAAGCGAGGGCAG GTGGTGAAGATCATTCGGCCCAGCGAGACGGCGGGCAGGTACATCACCTACCGGCTGGTGCAGTAG
- the GPX4 gene encoding phospholipid hydroperoxide glutathione peroxidase GPX4 isoform X1, which yields MRHRRRSGALATALVPRARPSAGTARPACASRDDWRCARSMHEFSAKDIDGHMVNLDKYRGFVCIVTNVASQUGKTDVNYTQFVDLHARYAECGLRILAFPCNQFGRQEPGSNAEIKEFAAGYNVKFDMFSKICVNGDDAHPLWKWMKAQPKGRGMLGNAIKWNFTKFLIDKNGCVVKRYGPMEEPLVIEKDLPCYL from the exons ATGCGTCACAGACGGCGGTCCGGCGCCCTGGCTACGGCCCTTGTCCCCAGGGCGCGGCCCTCGGCGGGCACAGCGCGGCCGGCG TGTGCGTCCCGCGACGACTGGCGCTGTGCGCGCTCCATGCACGAGTTTTCAGCCAAGGACATCGACGGGCACATGGTTAACCTGGACAAGTACCG GGGCTTCGTGTGCATCGTCACCAACGTGGCCTCTCAATGAGGCAAAACCGACGTAAACTATACTCAGTTTGTCGATCTGCACGCCCGATACGCTGAGTGCGGTTTACGCATCCTGGCCTTCCCCTGCAACCAGTTCGGGAGGCAG GAGCCAGGGAGCAACGCGGAAATCAAAGAGTTCGCCGCGGGCTACAACGTGAAATTCGATATGTTCAGCAAGATCTGCGTGAACGGGGACGACGCGCACCCGCTGTGGAAGTGGATGAAGGCCCAGCCCAAGGGACGGGGCATGCTGGGAAA CGCCATCAAGTGGAACTTCACCAAG TTCCTCATCGACAAGAACGGCTGCGTGGTGAAGCGCTACGGCCCCATGGAGGAGCCCCTG GTCATAGAGAAGGACCTGCCCTGCTACCTCTAG
- the GPX4 gene encoding phospholipid hydroperoxide glutathione peroxidase GPX4 isoform X3 translates to MSLSRLSRLSRLLKPALLCGVLAAPGVAGAMCASRDDWRCARSMHEFSAKDIDGHMVNLDKYRGFVCIVTNVASQUGKTDVNYTQFVDLHARYAECGLRILAFPCNQFGRQEPGSNAEIKEFAAGYNVKFDMFSKICVNGDDAHPLWKWMKAQPKGRGMLGNAIKWNFTKVRGAGVPHRQERLRGEALRPHGGAPGHREGPALLPLAPHGCVPPAEPTARAPRSLPPGTHDGRPENQRAGGTDPRTGVHLPEEGPAAWLGCGSAPPLPPSCLVGIKYTDWPAGCPCLSGGRAGVPFARVSLCSGPLSPDP, encoded by the exons ATGAGCCTGAGCCGCCTGAGCCGCCTGAGCCGCCTGCTGAAGCCGGCGCTGCTGTGCGGGGTCCTGGCGGCGCCCGGTGTGGCCGGCGCCATG TGTGCGTCCCGCGACGACTGGCGCTGTGCGCGCTCCATGCACGAGTTTTCAGCCAAGGACATCGACGGGCACATGGTTAACCTGGACAAGTACCG GGGCTTCGTGTGCATCGTCACCAACGTGGCCTCTCAATGAGGCAAAACCGACGTAAACTATACTCAGTTTGTCGATCTGCACGCCCGATACGCTGAGTGCGGTTTACGCATCCTGGCCTTCCCCTGCAACCAGTTCGGGAGGCAG GAGCCAGGGAGCAACGCGGAAATCAAAGAGTTCGCCGCGGGCTACAACGTGAAATTCGATATGTTCAGCAAGATCTGCGTGAACGGGGACGACGCGCACCCGCTGTGGAAGTGGATGAAGGCCCAGCCCAAGGGACGGGGCATGCTGGGAAA CGCCATCAAGTGGAACTTCACCAAGGTAAGAGGGGCGGGGG TTCCTCATCGACAAGAACGGCTGCGTGGTGAAGCGCTACGGCCCCATGGAGGAGCCCCTG GTCATAGAGAAGGACCTGCCCTGCTACCTCTAGCTCCACACGGCTGTGTCCCCCCCGCCGAGCCCACCGCCCGCGCCCCCCGGAGCCTTCCACCCGGCACCCATGACGGTCGGCCTGAAAACCAGCGCGCTGGTGGGACTGACCCGAGAACCGGCGTGCACCTGCCGGAGGAAGGTCCCGCGGCCTGGCTCGGCTGCGGCTCGGCGCCCCCTCTCCCCCCCAGCTGCCTTGTGGGAATAAAATATACAGATTGGCCTGCTGGCTGCCCCTGCCTCTCTGGAGGAAGGGCGGGGGTGCCTTTTGCCCGGGTCTCTCTTTGCTCAGGGCCTCTGTCTCCTGATCCGTAA
- the POLR2E gene encoding DNA-directed RNA polymerases I, II, and III subunit RPABC1 isoform X2, translating to MDDEEETYRLWKIRKTIMQLCHDRGYLVTQDELDQTLEEFKAQFGDKPSEGRPRRTDLTVLVAHNDDPTDQMFVFFPEEPKVGIKTIKVYCQRMQEENITRALIVVQQGMTPSAKQSLVDMAPKYILEQFLQQELLINITEHELVPEHVVMTKEEVTELLARYKLRENQLPRIQAGDPVARYFGIKRGQVVKIIRPSETAGRYITYRLVQ from the exons ATGGACGACGAGGAGGAGACTTACCGGCTGTGGAAGATCCGCAAGACCATCATGCAG CTGTGCCACGACCGTGGCTACCTGGTGACGCAGGACGAGCTGGACCAGACGCTGGAGGAGTTCAAGGCCCAGTTTGGGGACAAGCCGAGTGAAGGGCGGCCGCGGCGCACGGACCTCACCGTGCTGGTGGCCCACAATGACGACCCCACCGACCAGATGTTCGTTTTCTTCCCGG AGGAGCCCAAGGTGGGCATCAAGACCATCAAGGTGTACTGCCAGCGCATGCAGGAGGAGAACATCACCCGGGCCCTCATCGTGGTGCAGCAGGGCATGACGCCCTCCGCCAAGCAG TCCCTGGTCGACATGGCCCCCAAGTACATACTGGAACAGTTTCTGCAGCAGGAGCTGCTCATCAACATCACGGAGCACGAG CTGGTCCCGGAGCACGTCGTCATGACCAAGGAGGAGGTGACGGAGCTGCTGGCCCGGTA TAAGCTGCGCGAGAACCAGCTGCCCAGGATCCAGGCCGGAGACCCTGTGGCACGCTACTTCGGGATAAAGCGAGGGCAG GTGGTGAAGATCATTCGGCCCAGCGAGACGGCGGGCAGGTACATCACCTACCGGCTGGTGCAGTAG
- the GPX4 gene encoding phospholipid hydroperoxide glutathione peroxidase GPX4 isoform X2, producing the protein MSLSRLSRLSRLLKPALLCGVLAAPGVAGAMCASRDDWRCARSMHEFSAKDIDGHMVNLDKYRGFVCIVTNVASQUGKTDVNYTQFVDLHARYAECGLRILAFPCNQFGRQEPGSNAEIKEFAAGYNVKFDMFSKICVNGDDAHPLWKWMKAQPKGRGMLGNAIKWNFTKFLIDKNGCVVKRYGPMEEPLVIEKDLPCYL; encoded by the exons ATGAGCCTGAGCCGCCTGAGCCGCCTGAGCCGCCTGCTGAAGCCGGCGCTGCTGTGCGGGGTCCTGGCGGCGCCCGGTGTGGCCGGCGCCATG TGTGCGTCCCGCGACGACTGGCGCTGTGCGCGCTCCATGCACGAGTTTTCAGCCAAGGACATCGACGGGCACATGGTTAACCTGGACAAGTACCG GGGCTTCGTGTGCATCGTCACCAACGTGGCCTCTCAATGAGGCAAAACCGACGTAAACTATACTCAGTTTGTCGATCTGCACGCCCGATACGCTGAGTGCGGTTTACGCATCCTGGCCTTCCCCTGCAACCAGTTCGGGAGGCAG GAGCCAGGGAGCAACGCGGAAATCAAAGAGTTCGCCGCGGGCTACAACGTGAAATTCGATATGTTCAGCAAGATCTGCGTGAACGGGGACGACGCGCACCCGCTGTGGAAGTGGATGAAGGCCCAGCCCAAGGGACGGGGCATGCTGGGAAA CGCCATCAAGTGGAACTTCACCAAG TTCCTCATCGACAAGAACGGCTGCGTGGTGAAGCGCTACGGCCCCATGGAGGAGCCCCTG GTCATAGAGAAGGACCTGCCCTGCTACCTCTAG